The following are encoded in a window of Chitinophagaceae bacterium genomic DNA:
- a CDS encoding sensor histidine kinase, with protein sequence MQRTKIILFTFILCITGFSVKAQQYLIDSLNFIIENSASDREKMKACFMLQEKLLVKDFDECLAAAQRGASLAQKINDSSSFGGFQSAIGRAYYFKGNYDSAATYYYKSIGILRKTGDQPKLAAALNDLGKLYRKSRDLDRALQMYDEAFAIYNRLNDEEGMGTILNESGVVFEYKENYDEAISRYKRSLEIRERMSDTIGIAYSLNFIGGAYTQQKKFKEAEDYLFQSLELRKKLKDSFTIALSHSDLGYMYKEQNSLDKALEQYNLSNAIAVDMKFIDLLLGNYRELAVIAEKKGDFALSLVYYKKQTALKDSIYSGEKMKQIEQLNAKYQAEKKEQQLKLQKTELSRKNYLLMGISLASALLVLSGFTFYRKRQLQHKMMLQEEVMKQQDIATKAIINAEENERKRIAADLHDGVGQLMSAAKMNLSAFENEITFKDQSQKISFEKLISLVDESCKEIRSVSHQMMPNALLKSGLASAVKEFIDKIDNRILKINLHAEGLSERLDSNTETVLYRVIQECVNNVIKHSGASNLDISLIKDEDGISVTVEDNGCGFDTTDKQKTEGIGLKNIRSRVEFLKGTVDFDSSPGKGTLVAIHIPASH encoded by the coding sequence ATGCAACGGACAAAAATAATCCTCTTTACTTTCATATTATGTATTACCGGCTTTTCCGTCAAGGCACAGCAATACCTCATTGACAGCCTGAATTTTATAATTGAGAACAGCGCCAGCGACCGGGAGAAGATGAAAGCCTGTTTCATGCTGCAGGAAAAACTTCTTGTAAAGGATTTTGATGAGTGCCTGGCGGCTGCACAAAGAGGCGCTTCCCTTGCACAAAAAATAAACGACAGCAGTTCCTTCGGTGGCTTTCAAAGCGCCATTGGCAGGGCCTACTATTTTAAAGGCAACTACGACAGCGCAGCCACGTATTATTATAAAAGCATCGGCATCTTACGAAAGACCGGCGACCAGCCGAAGCTGGCTGCCGCATTGAATGATCTTGGAAAACTATACCGCAAATCCCGTGACCTGGACAGGGCATTACAGATGTACGATGAGGCTTTTGCTATTTACAACCGGTTGAATGACGAGGAGGGGATGGGAACCATACTAAATGAATCGGGGGTGGTATTTGAATACAAAGAAAATTACGATGAAGCGATAAGCCGTTACAAAAGGTCACTGGAAATACGGGAAAGAATGAGCGACACCATTGGTATCGCTTACAGCCTGAATTTTATTGGCGGCGCTTACACGCAGCAAAAGAAATTCAAAGAAGCTGAAGATTATCTTTTTCAGTCACTCGAACTGAGAAAAAAACTGAAAGACAGTTTTACCATTGCCCTGAGCCACAGCGACCTGGGCTATATGTATAAAGAACAAAACAGCCTCGACAAAGCCCTTGAACAATACAACCTGAGCAATGCCATTGCCGTTGATATGAAATTCATCGACCTGCTGCTGGGTAATTACCGGGAACTGGCGGTGATCGCAGAAAAGAAAGGGGATTTTGCCCTGTCGCTGGTTTATTACAAAAAGCAAACAGCACTCAAAGACTCGATCTATTCGGGTGAAAAGATGAAACAGATAGAACAGCTGAATGCAAAATACCAGGCAGAGAAAAAAGAGCAGCAGCTGAAACTGCAGAAAACCGAGCTAAGCCGGAAGAATTATTTGCTGATGGGCATCTCGCTTGCCAGTGCCCTGCTGGTATTATCCGGATTCACTTTTTACCGGAAAAGGCAGTTACAACATAAAATGATGCTGCAGGAGGAAGTGATGAAACAGCAGGACATTGCTACCAAAGCCATCATCAATGCCGAGGAAAATGAACGCAAACGCATTGCTGCCGACCTGCACGACGGCGTGGGCCAGTTGATGAGTGCGGCAAAAATGAACTTATCCGCCTTTGAGAATGAGATAACTTTCAAAGACCAGTCCCAGAAGATCTCTTTTGAAAAGCTGATCAGCCTGGTGGATGAGAGCTGTAAAGAGATACGGAGTGTAAGTCACCAGATGATGCCCAATGCACTGCTCAAAAGCGGGCTTGCCAGTGCCGTTAAGGAATTCATTGATAAGATAGACAACCGCATTCTCAAAATAAACCTGCATGCGGAAGGCCTGAGTGAACGGCTTGATAGTAATACCGAAACGGTGCTTTACCGGGTGATCCAGGAATGTGTGAACAATGTCATCAAACATTCGGGAGCCTCCAACCTCGATATTTCACTGATAAAGGATGAAGATGGCATATCGGTAACTGTGGAAGATAATGGGTGTGGTTTTGATACCACCGATAAACAAAAAACGGAAGGGATCGGATTGAAGAACATCCGCTCCAGGGTTGAATTCCTTAAGGGTACGGTTGATTTTGACAGTTCTCCGGGAAAAGGCACATTGGTTGCCATTCATATCCCGGCATCCCATTAA